Proteins from a single region of Haliaeetus albicilla chromosome Z, bHalAlb1.1, whole genome shotgun sequence:
- the LOC104323091 gene encoding LOW QUALITY PROTEIN: uncharacterized protein KIAA1958-like (The sequence of the model RefSeq protein was modified relative to this genomic sequence to represent the inferred CDS: substituted 2 bases at 2 genomic stop codons) — protein MAAGLLLLLLLLLLLLLLLSYPRITSSSMHTLCAVLQGSGLLVYSTKLNKFPIFNFDDDLRYLCISAVSPNTTEATLYALNVWRYWCMTKGLRDYMDITKPLPKTLRGCPETTSGEAWRLWQVSSDRAWRILKRVFPICDAFPSDTCLDTSFHFLLFQIPAVKLNELLEEFYITVKKTDGSGFLATSLHAIXRGLDWILKNAGAGFSVTSSTFSSSTRKLKEKLKVLSKTGMPGARSHNIVYFSLSDEEEMWRTGCLGDDSPVTLLSVVVKYNSQYLNVPTLQEHVDLTFGDIELLKDSQNRPFFARTDSVKQENRVNVNRARYGQMYHEHSKGHKLCPYCLLYKYLYIHXPPSQMEAKSPFYLTAQKEVCGMGSIWYEEQRMGLCSLRGVVPRLAKKVKLEHCENFTFVSFTQASRKFVPLSSCQ, from the exons ATGGCTGCGggtcttctgctgctgctgctgctgctgctgctgctcctcctcctcctctcataCCCAAGGATaaccagcagcagcatgcaCACGTTGTGTGCCGTCTTGCAGGGTTCAGGCCTTCTGG tGTATTCAACTAAGCTCAACAAGTTTCCCATCTTTAATTTTGATGATGACCTCAGATACCTGTGTATCAGTGCCGTGAGCCCCAACACCACTGAGGCCACCCTCTATGCTCTCAACGTGTGGAGGTACTGGTGCATGACCAAAGGACTCAGGGATTACATGGACATCACTAAG CCTCTTCCCAAGACTCTAAGGGGCTGCCCAGAAACAACTTCTGGGGAAGCGTGGAGGCTGTGGCAGGTTTCTTCAGACAGAGCATGGAGAATCCTTAAACGTGTCTTCCCCATCTGTGATGCATTTCCTTCCGATACGTGCCTTGACACATCTTTCCACTTCCTCTTGTTCCAGATCCCAGCAGTGAAGCTCAATGAACTCCTGGAGGAGTTTTACATCACCGTGAAGAAAACAGATGGGTCTGGCTTTCTAGCCACGTCCCTCCACGCTATCTGACGAGGCCTGGACTGGATCCTCAAGAATGCAGGTGCTGGTTTCTCCGTCACCAGCAGCACCTTCAGCTCTTCCACCAGAAAGCTCAAGGAGAAGCTTAAGGTCCTGAGCAAGACTGGGATGCCTGGTGCCCGCTCTCACAACATTGTCTACTTCTCCCTTTCTGATGAGGAAGAGATGTGGAGGACAGGATGCCTGGGAGATGACAGCCCCGTAACCCTGCTGTCTGTGGTGGTGAAATACAACAGCCAGTACCTGAACGTGCCAACCTTACAGGAGCATGTGGACTTAACGTTTGGTGACATTGAATTGCTCAAAGACTCCCAGAACAGGCCGTTTTTTGCCAGAACAGATAGCGtgaagcaagaaaacagggtgaaTGTAAACAGAGCACGTTACGGCCAGATGTACCATGAGCACTCGAAAGGGCACAAGCTCTGCCCATACTGCCTCCTCTACAAGTACTTGTACATACACTGACCCCCGTCACAGATGGAGGCCAAGTCTCCCTTCTACCTGACGGCCCAGAAGGAGGTCTGCGGCATGGGGAGCATCTGGTATGAGGAGCAGAGGATGGGGCTCTGCTCCCTCAGAGGTGTTGTCCCCAGGCTGGCGAAGAAAGTGAAGCTGGAGCACTgtgaaaattttacttttgtctCCTTCACTCAGGCTTCCAGGAAGTTTGTCCCTCTTAGCTCCTGCCAGTAA
- the INIP gene encoding SOSS complex subunit C, with protein MAANPSGQGFQNKNRVAILAELDKEKRKLLMQNQSSTNHPGASIALARSPLNKDFRDHAEQQHIAAQQKAALQHAHAHSSGYFITQDSAFGNLILPVLPRLEAE; from the exons GtttccagaataaaaatagGGTTGCAATCCTGGCAGAACTAGacaaggagaagagaaagttaCTTATGCAAAACCAGTCTTCCACAAATCACCCTGGAGCCAG CATTGCACTTGCAAGATCACCGCTGAACAAGGATTTCCGTGATCACGCTGAACAACAGCACATTGCAGCACAACAGAAGGCTGCACTGCAG catgCACATGCACATTCCTCAGGATACTTCATAACTCAAGACTCTGCATTTGGAAATCTTATTCTTCCTGTCTTACCTCGACTTGAGGCAGAATGA